The following DNA comes from Plectropomus leopardus isolate mb unplaced genomic scaffold, YSFRI_Pleo_2.0 unplaced_scaffold19688, whole genome shotgun sequence.
aacattttagtcatttcttcAAAATAATTGCATGAAGATATTTTGCGCCTGATAAACATTAAATCACAGATCTGTGCCTCTGTCATCAGTTGTGACAATACTGATCGCTCTGGGCTCGGTGATGCTGATCGTGGTGGTGTTTGGAGACTACGGCGCCTGCAACGAGAAGAGATGCTCTCTGCAAGTGGTAAGACGTCTGCACACACTAACTTCCTGTTGCGTGATTGCAGCAGCCTGCCTTACATAATCGAAACCCATTTTTTTGATTAGCAGCATTGAAGAGCAGCAACATTGAATTTCATACATTATTATTCTTTGTGCattgtcaaatactcacactcaaaCCGCtccacacacaaaatgcacttttcaaaataaggctataaaaatacagtatttacattAGGAtattctactttcattgagtaaTTGTTTTTATCCAACACcaatcctaatcataaatatcaaatcattttcagaattttatccctttaaataccagatttttgttgtgatgccacaatgtttaagcggagaaaaaaacacaaaaaattgtaTGAACACAGCcagaattatcaaaaaagtgaagaatgaaaagcacttaTAATGCACCAAACAGCCCCTAAGGgttcaaaataaacatatggTACAGTGCCACAGTGCTCTCTTAGTTCTGCAGTCACAGAATTAATGTAAAGGCAACAAAGCCGAggctttcatttaattttttctgcCTGCAAAGTCTGGTGCGGTTTCAAAGAGGCCTGAAAAAGTTTCTCTGCATGAGACAAACAACTGAAGTTTCTTTCACCAGCATCCAGAGAATTTAATCACACAGTAAAAAAGATCATCAACAGACTGGTGAAAGCTACAGTTGTTGCTTTTATAGAAGTATGTTTTTGTCGATGAAACTATGAAAGTAAACAATTCACTCCTcgtgaactgcggtcaaactgtgCAGCGcagatcaaatatgaataaagacTCTGTCTGCCCGTTTCTCCTCTTAGacgttttcagaaacacattttggtgTACTGTTATGCTGTTAAATGAGAACATTTGTGACCCGGCCGCCATGTTGAGAACAGCTGAGTCAACACAAAGCACCACCCATCAGCCAGAGCAAACTTTATCATTTCACAgctaaaaagtacattaaaatatgtttctgaaagcatcTGAGGAGAGAATCAGGCAagcagtgactgacagctgcattacGGACTCCTCAGGTCTGATCGGTGGTTGTTGTTCATGTGCAGAGTTTTGCGAAGGCCATTGGAAGCACAAcgaggaggcagaggaaaaCGATTATCCAGGCCTTTGTGCCAGTGATAGCCATGGCGAGAGGCATATTTCGGTTTGTCCGTTTCTTGTGAACTAAACATCTCAAGAGAATCTTCAATTtcttttcaattgttttttgaatttcttcaaattcagtCAATCATCAATAcgtaaaagttaccaactgtagctaaAAACGCTAAAAACTCACAGTTTTAGCAGTTATATTCAGCCGTGACATTTCGGTGCTAATCAGAGGAGGTAAACTGGGTAAGTTGAGCCGTCTGTCGGAGTTTCAAAGCAGCTCAAAAGACTGAAACATGAAACCTGACCGAAAGCAGAACAAACCACCTCCACCTGAACCGATCTgtctatttttgtctttaaaatcaagaaccaggaaaaacaaaaggtcaCTAGACTACTAGTCCAAGTGCAAGTGAGCATCTCAAAGGATCAGCACGTACACCGTTAATAACTGAGGTGGGGCTCTTTGAGGAGTCGGGTGAATTGTTTTCTTCCCGAGACAGAAGCTTATCCTTCATTCAAGGCCAAGTGTTAACAGTTATCTTTCAGATAAGAGAGCCGCAAACCTGAACTCACATTTCTGTTGTTTCCTGTTATTTTTGAGTTCTTTGTCGCTCCTGTAATTGTGCTGAAATCACTTGTTTGCTTATGTAATACAGACTTAAAATAAGTCACTCCTTACGGTTCAGTGCCTATGCTCGTTAggtcagtggttcccaactggtgggtcacagTCCAGAAGTGGGTCGCACATCCACTTTGAATGGACTGTCGAGACCATTTTAAGTTTGTGAAATACTGGCTGACTGGGTTTCTTTTGAAGctataagtttttattttttccattgagcctccctgagtgactctgGGGAAATGTATTAAGTGTTTCTgcctcatgatgtgttcaatgaCCGACGGAAATCGGAAAATCCGAtgacaatttctgtttttaaagtttctggctgtcataaatggtgtcattttggcagttattatttctgtggtttggaaggcatgttttctttaaaaattgcccaattttaaaacaaaagtaaataacTGTCA
Coding sequences within:
- the LOC121965347 gene encoding CD9 antigen-like, which produces VGLYFLSVVLQVVGFVFLGLGLWLRFSDSTRPIFEVEALNSSAFVMIVTILIALGSVMLIVVVFGDYGACNEKRCSLQVVRRLHTLTSCCVIAAACLT